The Beijerinckiaceae bacterium RH AL1 genome has a segment encoding these proteins:
- the yraA gene encoding putative cysteine protease YraA (ID:RHAL1_01302;~source:Prodigal:2.6), translated as MTIEGKKIAILIAPRGTEEPEFAQPKAAVEKAGGKVTTISLEAGKAETVNGDLDPGESYAVDKAIGDVKADEFDGLVVPGGCVGADKLRASDAVVAFVRAFFEQKKPVGVICHGPWVLIEADVVKGRTLTSFPSVRRDIENAGGTWVDQEVVTDQGLVTSRNPKDLPAFCAKIVEEFAEGKHGGQSRSV; from the coding sequence ATGACCATCGAAGGCAAGAAGATCGCAATCCTCATCGCGCCGCGCGGCACGGAGGAGCCGGAGTTCGCGCAGCCGAAAGCGGCTGTCGAGAAGGCCGGCGGCAAGGTGACGACGATCAGCCTGGAGGCCGGCAAGGCCGAGACCGTCAACGGCGACCTCGATCCCGGCGAGAGCTACGCGGTCGACAAGGCGATCGGCGACGTGAAGGCGGACGAGTTCGACGGACTCGTCGTGCCGGGCGGCTGTGTCGGCGCCGACAAGCTGCGCGCGAGCGACGCGGTCGTCGCCTTCGTCCGCGCCTTCTTCGAGCAGAAGAAGCCGGTCGGCGTCATCTGCCACGGTCCCTGGGTGCTCATCGAGGCCGATGTCGTGAAGGGCCGCACGCTGACCTCGTTCCCCTCCGTCCGCCGCGACATCGAGAACGCCGGCGGCACCTGGGTCGACCAGGAAGTCGTCACCGACCAGGGCCTCGTCACGAGCCGCAACCCGAAGGACCTGCCCGCCTTCTGCGCCAAGATCGTCGAGGAGTTCGCTGAGGGTAAGCACGGCGGCCAGTCGCGGAGCGTCTAG
- a CDS encoding Glycosyl transferase (ID:RHAL1_01303;~source:Prodigal:2.6) — translation MWHVDDARTGPHSSDAVSCVVAIPVNNERERIVDCLEAVSRQTGVARAGFGILLFLNNCSDGTREIVEAWLGSSPVAVRLVEEDSAEASAGWARRKAMDAAADWLAETPARDGVLLTTDADSRVPADWVARNLAAIAAGADAIAGRIVFDPLELASLSPGTKRRLDIEGQYEALLAEIEARLAPQRGNPWPCHSMKSGASIGVTLAAYRSVDGMPALANGEDRAFVDLLRSRGFAVRHAPDIAVITSGRIDGRARGGAADTLLGWNRDLDGPCDTRLQPVGAFVLSVVAGRSARGRALLPRELPRQIARAELLLRWLRWRAGDRADRPRVASPTADASTSLSMP, via the coding sequence ATGTGGCACGTTGACGATGCGAGAACCGGTCCGCACAGCTCGGACGCGGTGTCGTGCGTCGTGGCGATCCCCGTCAACAACGAGCGCGAGCGGATCGTCGACTGTCTCGAGGCGGTGTCGAGGCAGACCGGCGTTGCGCGGGCCGGTTTTGGGATCCTGCTGTTCCTCAACAACTGCAGCGATGGCACGCGTGAGATCGTCGAGGCGTGGCTCGGCAGCTCGCCCGTGGCGGTCCGCCTCGTCGAAGAGGACAGCGCAGAGGCCTCGGCCGGCTGGGCGCGGCGCAAGGCGATGGATGCAGCCGCCGATTGGCTCGCCGAGACGCCTGCACGCGACGGGGTGCTCCTGACCACCGACGCCGACAGCCGCGTCCCGGCGGACTGGGTCGCCCGCAATCTCGCGGCGATCGCCGCCGGCGCCGACGCCATCGCCGGCCGCATCGTCTTCGATCCGCTGGAGCTTGCGAGCCTGTCGCCCGGCACCAAGCGGCGGCTCGATATCGAAGGCCAATACGAGGCGCTGCTCGCCGAGATCGAGGCGCGGCTCGCGCCGCAGCGCGGCAACCCGTGGCCGTGCCACTCGATGAAGTCAGGCGCCTCGATCGGCGTCACGCTTGCCGCCTATCGCTCGGTCGACGGCATGCCGGCGTTGGCGAACGGCGAAGACCGCGCCTTCGTCGATCTCCTGCGGTCGCGCGGGTTCGCGGTGCGGCATGCGCCCGATATCGCCGTCATTACGTCGGGCCGCATCGACGGCCGTGCGCGCGGCGGTGCCGCCGACACGCTGCTCGGCTGGAACCGAGATCTCGACGGCCCCTGCGACACGCGGTTGCAGCCGGTCGGTGCATTCGTCTTGAGCGTTGTTGCGGGCCGGTCGGCGCGCGGTCGCGCGCTGCTGCCGCGCGAGCTGCCGCGCCAGATCGCGCGAGCCGAGCTTCTGCTCAGGTGGCTGCGGTGGCGCGCAGGAGATCGAGCCGATAGGCCTCGTGTCGCGTCGCCGACAGCGGATGCGTCCACGAGCCTGTCGATGCCGTAA
- a CDS encoding Methyltransferase type 12 (ID:RHAL1_01304;~source:Prodigal:2.6), whose product MSRFESSLPASYFDELYARDADPWRFASSSYEREKYAATIAALPRDTYTSALEIGCSIGVLTRQLAARAQALCAVDVAARPLEEARRRCADLAHVRFEQGAVPAHWPEGRFDLIVLSEVVYYLDRADVAALAARVRDAIVPGGDILLVHWLGDTHYPLSGDEAVALFTASTGSWTHPLSATRHEAYRLDLLRATAAT is encoded by the coding sequence ATGAGCCGCTTCGAGTCCTCCCTGCCGGCGAGCTACTTCGACGAGCTGTACGCGCGGGACGCCGACCCCTGGCGCTTCGCGTCGAGCTCCTACGAGCGCGAGAAATACGCGGCGACCATCGCCGCGCTGCCGCGAGACACATACACGTCGGCGCTGGAGATCGGCTGCTCGATCGGCGTGCTGACGCGCCAGCTCGCGGCGCGCGCGCAGGCGCTTTGTGCCGTTGACGTCGCCGCCCGGCCGCTCGAGGAAGCCCGCCGGCGGTGCGCCGATCTCGCTCACGTCCGCTTCGAGCAAGGCGCCGTGCCCGCGCACTGGCCGGAGGGCCGCTTCGACCTCATCGTGCTCTCGGAGGTCGTCTACTATCTCGATCGCGCCGACGTCGCGGCGCTCGCCGCCCGCGTGCGCGACGCCATCGTGCCCGGCGGCGACATCCTGCTCGTGCACTGGCTCGGCGACACGCATTATCCGCTGAGCGGCGACGAAGCGGTCGCGCTCTTTACGGCATCGACAGGCTCGTGGACGCATCCGCTGTCGGCGACGCGACACGAGGCCTATCGGCTCGATCTCCTGCGCGCCACCGCAGCCACCTGA
- a CDS encoding GlcNAc-PI de-N-acetylase (ID:RHAL1_01305;~source:Prodigal:2.6), which produces MTAGEVLPALAALPIGTLEDLTLGGGLVVVAPHPDDESLGCGGLIAAACAAGVAARLVVVSDGVGSHPNSRRYPPAKLRALREDETRAAAAALGLAAGAITFLRLPDRHVPTRGAAADAAIDAIVAAARDVRASALCVTWRHDPHCDHTASACLVDAAAAKLGARVFAYPVWGWTLPPATEVGAMPVGLRLDVSQHLAAKAAAIAAHRSQTTDFIDDDPEGFRLAPDMIARFQGPYEVFLREPRIPSP; this is translated from the coding sequence GTGACGGCCGGCGAGGTCCTGCCGGCGCTGGCGGCGCTGCCGATCGGCACGCTCGAGGATCTGACTCTGGGCGGCGGCCTCGTCGTCGTCGCGCCGCATCCCGACGACGAGAGCCTCGGCTGCGGCGGCCTCATCGCCGCGGCCTGCGCCGCGGGCGTCGCGGCCCGCCTCGTCGTCGTCAGCGACGGCGTCGGCTCGCACCCGAACTCGCGGCGCTACCCGCCAGCGAAGCTGCGCGCGTTGCGCGAGGACGAGACGCGCGCGGCGGCGGCCGCCCTGGGTCTCGCGGCCGGCGCGATCACCTTCCTCCGTCTGCCCGATCGCCACGTGCCGACACGCGGCGCCGCGGCAGACGCCGCGATCGACGCCATCGTCGCGGCTGCGCGCGATGTGCGGGCCAGCGCGCTGTGCGTCACGTGGCGGCACGATCCGCACTGCGATCACACCGCCAGTGCGTGTCTCGTCGACGCCGCCGCAGCAAAGCTCGGGGCGCGCGTCTTCGCCTATCCCGTCTGGGGCTGGACGCTGCCGCCTGCAACCGAGGTCGGCGCAATGCCCGTCGGCTTGCGCCTCGACGTCTCGCAGCACCTTGCGGCAAAAGCCGCGGCCATCGCCGCGCATCGTTCGCAGACCACCGATTTCATCGACGACGACCCCGAGGGCTTTCGGCTGGCGCCCGACATGATTGCGCGCTTCCAGGGGCCGTACGAGGTCTTCCTCCGCGAGCCGCGGATCCCGTCGCCATGA
- a CDS encoding hypothetical protein (ID:RHAL1_01306;~conserved protein of unknown function;~source:Prodigal:2.6), translating into MSEVASLARVKTPDGRRLVERARHVAAAAATRAADKDEDGAFPTEDIGALAHAGLLMAPFPSTLGGDDLGIGDPDRLREVLTTIGHGSLSLGRLYEGHVNAVVLTSRYGSHANLRLLATEAAAGIPSGVWMAGEPLRLEPDGTCFVLRGRKILCSGSGHFRRPLVAADRADGSVMVIPAVDAERADASGWTAHGMRATATGTVDFDGIAVSPDEIVGGPGDYLRTPYFRGGAWRVIAVQLGGLEAVLEAYATQVRASPHRDHPLQLMRYGQAEIACETARLWVAKAARIAEGQVDDADAIDATVDLARNAFEAAALEVVALAQKAVGLKSFLRPNPLERLIRDLTTYLRQPNLDVSLMLAAAFRLRESETR; encoded by the coding sequence ATGAGCGAGGTCGCCTCCTTGGCGCGCGTCAAGACGCCGGACGGTCGCCGGCTCGTCGAGCGGGCGCGCCATGTCGCGGCCGCGGCCGCAACGCGCGCGGCTGACAAGGACGAGGACGGCGCCTTTCCCACAGAGGACATCGGAGCGCTGGCGCACGCCGGCCTTCTGATGGCACCGTTCCCATCCACGCTCGGCGGCGACGACCTGGGCATCGGCGACCCCGACCGTCTGCGCGAGGTGCTCACCACGATCGGGCACGGCAGCCTCTCGCTCGGGCGGCTCTACGAAGGGCACGTCAACGCGGTGGTGCTCACGTCGCGCTACGGCTCGCACGCCAATCTCCGGCTGCTGGCCACAGAAGCCGCAGCCGGCATCCCGAGCGGCGTGTGGATGGCCGGCGAGCCGCTGCGGCTCGAGCCCGACGGCACCTGCTTCGTTCTGCGCGGGCGGAAAATCCTGTGCTCCGGCTCGGGCCACTTCCGGCGCCCGCTCGTCGCGGCCGACCGCGCGGACGGCTCCGTGATGGTGATCCCCGCCGTCGATGCCGAGCGCGCCGACGCCTCGGGCTGGACGGCGCACGGCATGCGGGCGACCGCGACCGGCACCGTCGATTTCGACGGCATCGCCGTGTCGCCCGACGAGATCGTCGGCGGCCCGGGCGACTATCTCCGCACCCCGTATTTCCGCGGCGGCGCGTGGCGGGTCATCGCCGTGCAACTCGGCGGTCTTGAGGCCGTGCTCGAGGCCTACGCAACGCAGGTACGCGCGAGCCCGCATCGCGACCATCCGCTCCAGCTCATGCGCTATGGCCAGGCCGAGATCGCCTGCGAGACGGCACGCCTCTGGGTCGCGAAGGCCGCACGCATCGCCGAAGGGCAGGTGGATGATGCCGACGCCATCGACGCCACCGTCGACCTCGCGCGCAACGCCTTCGAGGCCGCCGCGCTCGAGGTCGTCGCCCTCGCCCAGAAGGCGGTCGGCCTAAAATCCTTCCTGCGGCCGAACCCGCTCGAGCGGCTGATCCGCGATCTCACGACCTACCTGCGCCAGCCGAACCTCGACGTCTCGCTGATGTTGGCCGCGGCCTTCCGCCTGCGCGAAAGCGAGACGCGGTGA
- a CDS encoding Cytochrome b561 (ID:RHAL1_01307;~source:Prodigal:2.6), protein MTMGQATTRYGAGARWFHWLTAVLMFTVIPLGWIFGAFKTKPDHPDTFVAPFPGTPDDYAAAHMTVGLVIFAVVLARILHRARTRPPPLHGSAWERRLAAATHVLLYVVLIVMPLSGYIMSSGDKPPISFLGLFDVPKAPISPSQGKAAAIVHVLVTQFVLYALIVLHLAGTAWHLFVRRDGALSRMLPQQANEIGAE, encoded by the coding sequence ATGACGATGGGGCAGGCCACGACGCGCTACGGCGCCGGCGCACGCTGGTTCCACTGGCTCACGGCCGTGCTGATGTTCACCGTCATCCCGCTTGGCTGGATCTTCGGCGCCTTCAAGACGAAGCCCGATCACCCCGACACGTTCGTTGCGCCCTTTCCCGGCACGCCGGACGACTATGCCGCCGCGCACATGACGGTCGGGCTCGTGATCTTCGCCGTCGTCTTAGCGCGCATCCTGCACCGCGCCCGCACGCGGCCGCCGCCGCTGCACGGGTCCGCCTGGGAGCGGCGGCTCGCAGCGGCGACGCATGTGCTGCTCTATGTCGTGCTCATCGTCATGCCGTTGTCGGGCTACATCATGTCGTCGGGCGACAAGCCGCCGATCAGCTTCCTCGGCCTTTTCGACGTGCCGAAGGCGCCGATCTCGCCGAGCCAGGGCAAGGCCGCGGCGATCGTCCACGTGCTCGTCACGCAGTTCGTGCTCTACGCGCTCATCGTGCTGCATCTGGCGGGCACGGCCTGGCACCTGTTCGTGCGCCGCGATGGAGCGCTGAGCCGGATGCTGCCGCAGCAGGCGAACGAGATTGGCGCGGAGTAG
- a CDS encoding MFS transporter (ID:RHAL1_01308;~source:Prodigal:2.6), whose amino-acid sequence MARSRAAASPLVLWVAFASLYAPLFGAFGAEVPYLPAYLLGIGLSTQQIGFVLAAATLAQSVFAPLTGMVADRVGKRLVLACAAAASGAGMALYGVTSGFAAALVVAVTVAIATAALSPLADALAVPTLGKSGAYGRVRAFGSAGFIAGSFASGALIEHGGLASIIPLAAVLFVVAAAPLPFLPAIPRADREAARGGLFMLLRSRPYLYVLCVSALAIGSHAMVDNFAVISWRAGAVSGTTVAILLALAVGSELVVFTLLGPPLVRRYGASACICIGAMAGCGRWIMFAESRALWVIGASQALHGLTFALTHLACMRVIAEVVPRKVAGTALALYGTISSGLASAAISLVAGSLYATFGERAFWLAAALSAAAIPFALRLDRYAVPSETVT is encoded by the coding sequence TTGGCGCGGAGTAGGGCGGCGGCCTCGCCGCTCGTCCTGTGGGTCGCGTTCGCGAGCCTCTATGCCCCTCTGTTCGGCGCGTTCGGCGCCGAGGTGCCGTACCTGCCGGCCTACCTTCTCGGCATCGGGCTTTCGACGCAGCAGATCGGCTTCGTCCTCGCCGCCGCCACGCTGGCGCAGTCCGTCTTCGCGCCGCTGACGGGGATGGTTGCCGACCGCGTTGGCAAGAGGCTGGTTCTGGCCTGCGCCGCCGCAGCCTCCGGTGCCGGGATGGCGCTCTACGGCGTGACGAGCGGCTTTGCCGCGGCGCTCGTCGTTGCCGTCACCGTCGCGATCGCGACGGCCGCGCTGTCGCCGCTTGCCGACGCTCTCGCGGTGCCGACGTTGGGCAAGAGCGGGGCCTACGGGCGCGTGCGGGCCTTCGGCTCGGCCGGGTTCATCGCCGGATCGTTCGCGAGCGGCGCGCTCATCGAGCATGGCGGGCTCGCGAGCATCATCCCGCTGGCCGCCGTCCTCTTCGTCGTCGCGGCGGCGCCGCTCCCCTTTCTGCCGGCGATCCCGCGCGCGGATCGCGAGGCGGCGCGCGGCGGACTTTTCATGCTGCTCCGGAGCCGCCCCTACCTCTACGTGCTCTGCGTGTCGGCGCTGGCGATCGGAAGCCACGCCATGGTCGACAATTTTGCGGTGATCAGCTGGCGCGCCGGCGCCGTCAGCGGGACCACCGTCGCCATTCTGCTGGCCCTCGCCGTCGGCTCGGAGCTGGTCGTCTTCACCTTGCTCGGTCCCCCACTGGTCCGGCGCTACGGCGCCTCCGCCTGCATCTGCATCGGCGCGATGGCGGGTTGCGGTCGCTGGATCATGTTTGCAGAAAGCCGCGCGCTGTGGGTGATCGGCGCGTCGCAGGCGCTGCACGGCCTCACATTTGCGCTCACGCATCTCGCCTGCATGCGCGTGATCGCCGAGGTCGTCCCGCGCAAGGTCGCCGGCACCGCTCTGGCGCTCTACGGCACTATTTCTTCGGGGCTTGCCTCCGCGGCGATTTCGCTCGTGGCCGGCAGCCTCTACGCGACGTTCGGCGAGCGCGCGTTCTGGTTGGCCGCCGCCTTGTCCGCGGCCGCCATCCCGTTCGCGTTGCGTCTGGATCGCTACGCCGTCCCGTCAGAGACCGTCACTTGA
- a CDS encoding protein of unknown function (ID:RHAL1_01309;~source:Prodigal:2.6), with protein sequence MEWLVGLLAIITLLIVIGFAVTHFAKQMREPRNRDAARNTLREDGSSAHTAVRGGETPEHLK encoded by the coding sequence ATGGAATGGTTGGTTGGGTTGTTGGCGATCATCACGCTCTTGATCGTGATCGGCTTCGCCGTCACGCATTTCGCTAAGCAGATGCGCGAGCCGCGCAATCGCGATGCGGCGCGCAACACGCTTCGGGAAGACGGCTCGTCCGCTCACACCGCCGTGCGCGGCGGCGAGACGCCCGAACATCTCAAGTGA
- a CDS encoding hypothetical protein (ID:RHAL1_01310;~conserved exported protein of unknown function;~source:Prodigal:2.6) — MKVHTVAMAFIIAAAPIGAVYAAEGANSGTATSTPAGPAGDNQGPSKMSNPSTGGGAMKSGSGASGASMTTGRGDSAAGGGSRNGDHGN; from the coding sequence ATGAAAGTACACACCGTCGCTATGGCTTTTATTATAGCCGCTGCGCCGATCGGCGCTGTTTACGCTGCTGAGGGCGCAAATTCGGGTACCGCGACCTCGACCCCGGCCGGCCCGGCCGGCGACAACCAGGGCCCGAGCAAGATGAGCAACCCTTCGACGGGCGGTGGCGCGATGAAGAGCGGCTCGGGCGCGAGCGGCGCCAGCATGACGACGGGCCGCGGCGACTCGGCGGCCGGCGGCGGCTCGCGCAACGGCGACCACGGCAACTAA
- the iorA_1 gene encoding Isoquinoline 1-oxidoreductase subunit alpha (ID:RHAL1_01311;~source:Prodigal:2.6), with protein sequence MIALNINGEVRQMDVPEDMPLLWVLRDVAGLTGTKFGCGIAQCGACTVHVDGEAVRSCLYPVGALGDKKIVTIEHVGETPAGAKIQKAWLDKEVVQCGYCQSGQIMSATALLQKTAKPTDEEIDEAMSGNICRCGTYVRIREAIHAAAEA encoded by the coding sequence GTGATTGCTTTGAACATCAACGGCGAGGTGCGTCAGATGGACGTGCCCGAGGACATGCCGCTTCTCTGGGTCCTGCGCGATGTCGCGGGTCTCACCGGCACCAAGTTCGGCTGCGGCATCGCCCAGTGCGGCGCCTGCACCGTGCACGTCGACGGCGAGGCCGTGCGCTCGTGCCTCTATCCGGTCGGTGCGCTCGGCGACAAGAAGATCGTGACGATCGAGCACGTCGGCGAGACGCCCGCCGGCGCAAAGATCCAGAAGGCCTGGCTCGACAAGGAAGTCGTGCAGTGCGGCTATTGCCAGTCGGGCCAGATCATGTCGGCGACGGCGCTGCTGCAGAAGACCGCCAAGCCGACAGACGAGGAGATCGACGAGGCGATGTCCGGCAACATCTGCCGCTGCGGCACTTACGTCCGCATCCGCGAGGCCATTCACGCAGCTGCGGAGGCCTGA
- a CDS encoding Isoquinoline 1-oxidoreductase, beta subunit (ID:RHAL1_01312;~source:Prodigal:2.6), protein MAISDHIPDLKSPSRRTLLQASALAGGGLVIGLRLSGRAAADDAATFMPNAFVRIEPTGKIVLIAPHTEVGQGIDTAQAMLVGEELDVGLDQISVQPAPPDIKKYADPILGDQATGGSASVRGDWERLRKAGATARAMLVAAAAAKWQVDPQSCTVARGVVSHQASGRSLKYGEVASDAAKLPVPTDVKLKDPAQFKLLGTNAKRIDTPAKVNGTAVFGIDAKVDGMKIGTLALVPVVGGKLTGMDEAAARKVPGVRDVVRVGDEAVAVIGDHMWAAKQGLAALAPVWSAGPNGATTVAKIVADMDQASQSQGVVAKKEGDAAGAIGKAAKTLNAVYELPFLSHSPMEPLNCTLHIQPDKAEIWVGTQVPVRAQKAVADVTGLAPEKVTVNNLYMGGAFGRRLDIDSVEIAAKIAKGLGYPVKIVWTREEDLRHDYYRPYYYDRLSAGLDADGKLVGWTHRVTGSSVMARWFPGGFKDGLDPDAVEGAAETPYDVPATFVDYVRHESPNMNTGWWRGVGPTHNVFVVESFLDELAAAAGKDAVAFRRPLLDKNPRALAVLELAAQKSGWGSALPPRHGRGVALQFAFGSYVAAVVEVEVTPPGEILLRRADVAVDCGLTVNPDTVVAQIQGGLILGLSTAMYNEITLTGGAITQSNFHDYRAMRINEAPKIAVHQIRNGEKPGGIGETGTSIAAPALGNAIYAATGQRLRKLPFATGLRGA, encoded by the coding sequence ATGGCGATCTCGGACCATATCCCCGACCTCAAGTCCCCCTCGCGCCGCACGCTTCTCCAGGCCAGCGCGCTTGCCGGCGGCGGCCTGGTCATCGGCCTGCGCCTCTCCGGGCGCGCCGCCGCCGACGACGCCGCTACCTTCATGCCGAACGCCTTCGTGCGCATCGAGCCCACCGGCAAGATCGTCCTCATCGCGCCCCATACTGAAGTGGGGCAGGGCATCGACACCGCGCAGGCGATGCTGGTCGGCGAGGAGCTCGACGTTGGGCTCGACCAGATCAGCGTGCAGCCGGCGCCGCCGGACATCAAGAAATACGCCGATCCCATTCTCGGTGATCAGGCGACCGGCGGCTCGGCCTCGGTGCGCGGCGACTGGGAGCGGCTGCGCAAGGCCGGCGCCACGGCGCGCGCGATGCTCGTCGCCGCAGCCGCCGCCAAGTGGCAGGTCGATCCGCAGAGCTGCACCGTCGCGCGCGGCGTCGTCTCGCACCAGGCGAGCGGGCGCTCGCTGAAGTACGGCGAGGTCGCGAGCGACGCCGCCAAGCTACCCGTGCCGACGGACGTGAAGCTCAAGGACCCGGCGCAGTTCAAGCTGCTCGGGACCAATGCCAAGCGCATCGACACGCCGGCCAAGGTCAACGGCACGGCGGTCTTCGGCATCGACGCCAAGGTCGACGGCATGAAGATCGGCACGCTGGCGCTCGTCCCCGTCGTCGGCGGCAAGCTGACCGGCATGGACGAGGCGGCCGCGCGCAAGGTGCCGGGCGTGCGCGACGTCGTGCGCGTCGGCGACGAGGCCGTCGCCGTCATCGGCGACCACATGTGGGCGGCCAAGCAAGGCCTGGCGGCGCTGGCGCCGGTCTGGTCCGCGGGGCCGAACGGCGCGACGACGGTGGCGAAGATCGTCGCCGACATGGACCAGGCCTCGCAGAGCCAGGGCGTCGTCGCCAAGAAGGAGGGCGATGCGGCCGGCGCGATCGGCAAGGCGGCGAAGACGCTGAATGCGGTCTACGAGCTGCCCTTCCTGTCGCACTCGCCGATGGAGCCGTTGAACTGCACGCTCCACATCCAGCCGGACAAGGCCGAGATCTGGGTCGGCACGCAGGTGCCGGTGCGCGCGCAGAAGGCGGTCGCCGACGTCACCGGCCTCGCGCCAGAGAAGGTGACGGTCAACAACCTCTACATGGGCGGCGCCTTCGGCCGGCGCCTCGACATCGACAGCGTCGAGATCGCGGCGAAGATCGCCAAGGGGCTCGGCTATCCGGTCAAGATCGTCTGGACCCGCGAGGAAGACCTCCGGCACGACTATTACCGCCCCTACTACTACGACCGGCTGAGCGCCGGGCTCGATGCCGACGGCAAGCTCGTCGGCTGGACGCATCGCGTGACCGGCTCGTCGGTGATGGCGCGCTGGTTTCCCGGCGGCTTCAAGGACGGGCTCGATCCCGATGCCGTCGAAGGCGCGGCGGAGACGCCCTACGACGTGCCGGCGACCTTCGTCGACTACGTGCGGCACGAATCGCCGAACATGAACACGGGCTGGTGGCGCGGCGTCGGCCCGACGCACAACGTCTTCGTCGTCGAGAGCTTCCTCGACGAGCTCGCCGCCGCGGCCGGCAAAGACGCTGTGGCTTTCCGCCGCCCGCTGCTGGACAAGAACCCGCGCGCGCTCGCCGTGCTCGAGCTGGCGGCGCAGAAGTCGGGCTGGGGCTCCGCGCTGCCGCCGCGCCACGGCCGTGGCGTCGCGCTGCAGTTCGCCTTCGGCTCCTACGTCGCCGCGGTCGTCGAGGTCGAGGTGACGCCGCCGGGCGAGATCCTGCTGCGCCGCGCCGACGTCGCCGTCGACTGCGGCCTGACGGTGAACCCGGACACGGTCGTCGCGCAGATCCAGGGCGGCCTCATCCTCGGGCTCAGCACCGCGATGTACAACGAGATCACGCTGACGGGCGGCGCGATCACGCAGAGCAACTTCCACGACTACCGGGCGATGCGCATCAACGAGGCGCCGAAGATCGCGGTGCATCAGATCCGCAACGGCGAGAAGCCCGGCGGCATCGGCGAGACCGGCACGTCGATCGCCGCGCCGGCGCTCGGCAACGCGATCTACGCCGCGACGGGCCAACGGCTGCGCAAGCTGCCCTTCGCCACCGGCCTGCGGGGAGCTTGA
- a CDS encoding Gluconate 2-dehydrogenase (Acceptor) (source:Prodigal:2.6;~ID:RHAL1_01313) gives MSIVRTRRALLAAALLLAAPSMAAAQSDQIERGAYLAKAADCVACHTAPGGAPFAGGRAFKLPFGVLYSPNITPDEKTGIAGYTDEAWLGMMHKGVGRAGHLYPAMPYASYTAMTDDDALAIKAYLMSLKPIAASVPENQIGFPFNQRWGLVFWNLFNNPDRRFAPDPGKSEAYNRGAYLATALGHCGECHTPRNFMMGLKSSKEFAGALQADWQAYNLTSDHAAGLGAWSDEQLAQYLSTGQATGHGPASGPMAEAVEHSLSGLKPEDIKALVTYLRGVPAQSDGAPPAPTEAASSPSDALGQRLFVQACAGCHLPSGGGRQSAWAALAGSHSTRDPAATNLVQVLVGGSEIKTAQGLMFMHPFTGAYTDEELAAIAGYTQRQFGGMPGSVTPEQIAKARGAAAPPPAKPSS, from the coding sequence ATGTCGATCGTCCGCACCCGCAGGGCGCTCCTCGCGGCGGCCCTGCTGCTCGCTGCGCCGTCGATGGCGGCGGCGCAGTCCGACCAGATCGAGCGCGGCGCCTATCTCGCCAAGGCGGCCGACTGCGTCGCCTGTCATACGGCACCGGGCGGCGCTCCGTTCGCCGGCGGTCGCGCCTTCAAGCTGCCGTTCGGCGTGCTCTACTCGCCGAACATCACGCCAGACGAGAAGACGGGCATCGCCGGCTACACCGACGAGGCGTGGCTCGGCATGATGCACAAGGGCGTCGGGCGCGCCGGGCACCTCTACCCGGCGATGCCGTATGCCTCCTACACGGCGATGACGGACGACGACGCGCTGGCGATCAAGGCCTACCTCATGAGCCTCAAGCCGATCGCCGCGAGCGTGCCGGAGAACCAGATCGGCTTCCCCTTCAACCAGCGCTGGGGCCTTGTCTTCTGGAACCTGTTCAACAATCCGGACCGGCGCTTCGCGCCCGACCCCGGCAAGTCCGAGGCTTATAACCGCGGCGCCTATCTCGCGACCGCGCTCGGCCATTGCGGCGAGTGCCATACCCCACGCAACTTCATGATGGGGCTGAAGAGCAGCAAGGAGTTCGCCGGCGCATTGCAGGCCGACTGGCAGGCCTACAACCTCACGAGCGATCACGCGGCCGGCCTCGGCGCGTGGAGCGACGAGCAGCTCGCGCAGTACCTGTCGACCGGGCAGGCGACGGGCCACGGTCCGGCCTCGGGGCCGATGGCCGAGGCCGTCGAGCACAGCCTCAGCGGGCTGAAGCCCGAGGACATCAAGGCGCTCGTCACCTATCTCCGCGGCGTTCCCGCGCAGAGCGACGGCGCGCCGCCGGCGCCGACCGAGGCGGCCTCGTCGCCCTCGGATGCGCTGGGCCAGCGGCTGTTCGTCCAGGCCTGCGCCGGCTGCCACCTGCCGAGCGGCGGCGGCCGCCAGTCGGCCTGGGCGGCACTTGCCGGCTCGCACTCGACGCGCGACCCCGCCGCGACGAACCTCGTGCAGGTCCTGGTCGGCGGCAGCGAGATCAAGACGGCGCAGGGCCTGATGTTCATGCACCCGTTCACGGGCGCCTACACGGACGAGGAGCTGGCGGCGATCGCCGGCTACACCCAGCGCCAGTTCGGCGGCATGCCCGGCTCCGTGACGCCCGAGCAGATCGCGAAGGCGCGCGGCGCTGCGGCCCCGCCGCCGGCGAAGCCGTCGTCGTAG